In Spirobacillus cienkowskii, a genomic segment contains:
- a CDS encoding YceI family protein, whose protein sequence is MIKQSFYSLFLLSSFIMFPAFSFNTEINDSKMIALAQSAQSYKVDPLHSKVTFEVAHLVISTVNGEFKKFEGNFKFNPDDFSQSQLDASVETNSIDTAVQKRDNHLKSPDFFDTKKFPKMTFKSKSAKKTSSDSFDLMGDLTIRGVTKPITFKVKYKGQIKSKDKTIQAFKAVAEINRKDFGMSFQNIVEAGPVVGDVVTITLVCEGIG, encoded by the coding sequence ATGATAAAACAAAGTTTTTATAGTCTATTTTTACTAAGTTCTTTTATTATGTTTCCAGCATTTTCATTTAATACCGAAATTAATGACAGTAAAATGATTGCATTGGCACAAAGTGCGCAAAGTTACAAGGTCGATCCACTTCACTCTAAAGTAACTTTTGAAGTCGCACATCTTGTAATCAGTACTGTTAATGGTGAGTTTAAAAAATTTGAAGGAAATTTTAAATTTAATCCTGACGATTTTTCACAATCTCAATTGGACGCTTCTGTTGAAACAAACTCTATAGACACCGCCGTTCAAAAACGCGACAATCATTTAAAAAGCCCTGACTTTTTTGATACAAAAAAATTTCCTAAAATGACTTTTAAATCAAAATCTGCAAAAAAAACGAGTAGTGATTCTTTTGATTTAATGGGTGATCTCACAATCCGGGGTGTTACCAAGCCAATCACTTTTAAAGTAAAATATAAAGGTCAAATTAAATCTAAAGATAAAACAATACAGGCTTTTAAAGCCGTGGCAGAAATCAATAGAAAAGATTTTGGTATGAGTTTTCAGAATATCGTTGAAGCAGGTCCAGTTGTTGGCGATGTTGTTACCATTACACTCGTTTGCGAAGGCATAGGTTAA
- a CDS encoding DUF692 domain-containing protein has product MTQLSPSPLLSCNNLNQQINLPHGIFGAGLRACHYEHWHATETLPVLEIIADNYMFLKGEPALYHLARIKERTTIVVHGVGLNIASAYDLDRDYCYALKDFCNFINPPVISDHLCFSASPSHNSFDLLPIPFTNETLNLVSKKINIVQDILKRQLTLENISSYVSYQENSYTEIEFLNELCKRTGCGILLDINNIFVSAFNHGYDPWHEIKKVNPHYVNQYHIAGHSQIEDYLFDTHDKFACKEVWDLMHWALINIGKKPVIIERDDADVKFEDLIFEINYGNNFR; this is encoded by the coding sequence GTGACGCAATTATCCCCCTCTCCTCTGTTAAGTTGTAATAATTTAAATCAACAAATTAATTTACCACACGGAATTTTTGGCGCTGGACTGAGAGCTTGCCATTACGAACATTGGCATGCCACAGAAACTCTTCCTGTTTTAGAAATCATTGCAGACAACTATATGTTTTTAAAAGGTGAACCTGCTTTATACCATTTAGCGCGCATCAAAGAACGTACCACAATTGTTGTGCATGGCGTGGGCTTAAACATAGCAAGCGCCTATGATTTAGATAGAGATTATTGTTATGCACTAAAAGACTTTTGTAACTTTATTAATCCTCCAGTTATTTCTGATCATCTTTGTTTTTCTGCTTCTCCATCCCATAATAGTTTTGACTTACTGCCAATTCCTTTTACTAACGAAACATTAAATTTGGTAAGCAAAAAAATAAATATTGTGCAAGATATTTTAAAAAGACAGTTAACATTAGAAAATATTTCTTCTTATGTATCTTATCAAGAAAATTCTTATACAGAAATCGAATTTTTAAACGAACTTTGCAAAAGAACAGGATGCGGAATATTACTTGATATTAATAATATTTTTGTTTCAGCATTTAACCACGGTTATGATCCATGGCATGAAATAAAAAAAGTTAACCCTCATTATGTTAACCAATATCATATTGCAGGACATTCTCAAATTGAAGATTATTTATTTGATACACATGATAAATTTGCTTGCAAAGAGGTTTGGGATCTTATGCATTGGGCTCTCATAAATATTGGTAAAAAACCAGTTATTATAGAAAGAGATGATGCTGATGTTAAATTTGAAGACCTTATTTTTGAGATCAATTATGGAAATAATTTCAGATGA
- a CDS encoding adenylyltransferase/cytidyltransferase family protein, with translation MGKKKSYTFSTAVFIGRFQPFHKGHLHSVCFALEHAAKLIIVIGGHRLAPSVRGPWSSEQRIDMILSCLTPAQKKRVRFVTVRDRLYSEDLWVSNVIGEVSKIAGDSSIALVGHEKDASSYYLRSFPNWVFLETGNYKGINSTDFRNSFFLTSVDRVDYSNIFFKVANALKKYRKTSDFKELQKKYKYVESAIRFPKKTFTPDIVCNSLLLTSRYILLVKNQDILSKNLYSLPECELDKHDNAENCSLKNLAQNTKFDILSVNLKKYIKKSHTFQYAERFPVKSQQAVVIFYKLDFDVLPKVSSNKKMSSVEWVLLDDLFLIEDKFYADHFQIIQYFLGL, from the coding sequence ATGGGTAAGAAAAAAAGTTATACTTTTTCAACCGCAGTGTTTATTGGTCGTTTTCAACCATTTCATAAAGGACATTTGCATTCAGTCTGTTTTGCATTAGAGCATGCAGCCAAACTTATTATTGTGATCGGTGGGCATCGTTTGGCACCTTCTGTGCGTGGACCTTGGAGTTCAGAGCAACGTATTGACATGATTCTTTCTTGTTTAACTCCCGCACAAAAAAAGAGAGTTCGTTTTGTGACTGTAAGAGATAGACTTTATTCAGAAGACCTGTGGGTTTCGAATGTAATTGGAGAAGTGTCAAAAATTGCCGGAGATTCTTCGATAGCGTTGGTGGGTCATGAAAAAGACGCTTCTTCTTATTACTTGCGTTCTTTTCCTAATTGGGTTTTTTTAGAAACAGGAAACTATAAAGGCATTAATTCTACAGATTTTAGAAATTCATTTTTTTTAACTTCAGTCGATCGTGTCGATTATTCAAATATCTTTTTTAAGGTTGCAAATGCATTAAAAAAATATCGAAAAACTTCAGATTTTAAAGAACTACAAAAAAAATACAAATATGTTGAGTCTGCAATTCGCTTTCCTAAAAAAACCTTCACTCCTGATATTGTGTGCAATTCATTGTTACTAACTTCTCGATATATTTTATTAGTTAAAAATCAAGACATTTTAAGTAAAAATCTCTATTCATTACCAGAATGCGAACTTGATAAGCATGATAATGCTGAAAATTGTAGTTTAAAAAACTTAGCACAAAATACAAAATTTGATATTTTATCCGTTAATTTAAAAAAATACATTAAAAAATCTCACACTTTTCAATATGCAGAAAGATTTCCTGTAAAGTCTCAACAAGCTGTTGTAATTTTTTATAAATTAGATTTTGATGTGTTGCCTAAAGTATCTTCTAATAAAAAAATGTCTTCTGTTGAATGGGTTTTATTAGATGATTTATTCTTAATTGAAGATAAATTTTATGCAGATCATTTTCAGATTATTCAATATTTTTTAGGTTTATAA
- a CDS encoding FKBP-type peptidyl-prolyl cis-trans isomerase: protein MNSASTKKWALIAALVCSPMLTLSASATPSSPASTSKKGSMNFKSDEDKVSYIIGHDISSSIKNNEFKVNKTILLKALEEGLNGKESEISQQDAQAFMQKYISDQQKVRGDKNLKDGEAYLSKNKSEKGVVTLASGLQYKVLTEGKGVKPKATDTVTVNYEGTLINGKVFDSSYQRGQPISFPVNGVIKGWTEALQLMPEGSTWMLYIPAGLAYGAQSPSPAIGPNSTLVFKVNLVSIAKPAPAKTAEKETEKK, encoded by the coding sequence ATGAATTCTGCTTCAACAAAGAAATGGGCACTCATTGCAGCCTTGGTATGTTCTCCAATGCTTACTCTTTCTGCAAGCGCAACCCCTAGTTCTCCAGCATCTACCAGCAAGAAGGGTTCAATGAACTTTAAAAGCGACGAAGACAAAGTAAGTTACATAATTGGCCACGATATTTCTTCAAGTATTAAAAATAACGAATTCAAAGTAAACAAAACGATACTTTTGAAAGCGCTCGAAGAAGGATTAAATGGCAAAGAATCAGAAATCAGTCAACAAGACGCACAAGCTTTTATGCAAAAGTACATTTCTGATCAGCAAAAAGTTCGCGGTGACAAAAATTTAAAAGATGGCGAAGCTTATTTAAGCAAAAACAAGTCTGAAAAAGGTGTTGTTACTTTAGCAAGCGGTCTACAATATAAAGTCTTGACAGAAGGCAAAGGTGTTAAACCAAAAGCAACAGATACAGTCACTGTCAATTACGAAGGAACTTTAATTAACGGTAAAGTTTTTGATAGCTCCTACCAACGCGGACAACCAATCTCTTTTCCAGTAAATGGCGTGATTAAAGGTTGGACTGAAGCATTGCAATTAATGCCAGAAGGATCCACTTGGATGCTTTATATCCCAGCAGGCCTTGCATATGGCGCGCAATCACCTTCTCCAGCAATTGGCCCTAATTCTACTTTAGTGTTTAAAGTGAATTTGGTTTCTATTGCAAAACCTGCTCCAGCAAAAACTGCTGAAAAAGAAACTGAAAAAAAATAA
- the tpiA gene encoding triose-phosphate isomerase, producing MSLVREKIIIGNWKMFKTPSSASTDFLQLANLLSSQKLKLEVGIAAPHLFLADLASKTQNSVTLFAQNAHWAKDGAFTGEVSAEMLNSVGVAGSLIGHSERRQMFGETNHTAGLRVGALLRSGLKAVLCIGETLQERESGQLQNILEKQLTEAFAAASIADASELLGRSHNLQPLFSIAYEPVWAIGTGKAATSIEAQEAHAIIRNVMAKIFNSSTAEKIRILYGGSVKLSNVQEFINCKDIDGALVGGASLNSQEFFELCVKSCQ from the coding sequence ATGTCTTTGGTAAGAGAAAAAATAATTATTGGCAATTGGAAAATGTTTAAAACGCCATCATCAGCAAGCACTGATTTTTTGCAGTTAGCAAATTTATTGTCTTCTCAGAAGTTAAAGCTTGAAGTGGGAATTGCAGCTCCGCATCTTTTTTTAGCAGATTTAGCATCAAAAACGCAAAATTCTGTGACGTTATTCGCACAAAACGCGCATTGGGCAAAAGATGGTGCATTTACTGGAGAAGTGTCCGCGGAAATGCTTAATAGCGTTGGTGTTGCAGGGAGTTTAATTGGCCACAGTGAGCGCAGACAAATGTTTGGAGAAACCAATCATACGGCAGGTTTGCGTGTTGGAGCTTTGCTTCGCTCGGGTTTAAAAGCGGTGCTGTGTATTGGTGAAACGCTACAAGAAAGAGAAAGTGGGCAACTGCAAAATATTCTTGAAAAGCAATTAACAGAGGCTTTTGCGGCTGCGTCAATTGCAGATGCATCTGAGTTACTTGGTCGCAGTCACAATTTGCAACCATTGTTTTCAATTGCCTATGAGCCTGTTTGGGCTATAGGAACAGGAAAGGCCGCGACCTCGATTGAGGCGCAAGAGGCTCATGCAATCATTCGAAATGTGATGGCTAAAATTTTTAATAGCAGTACAGCTGAGAAAATTAGAATTCTTTATGGTGGTAGTGTCAAATTGAGCAATGTTCAAGAATTTATAAACTGTAAAGATATCGATGGTGCGTTGGTTGGTGGAGCAAGCTTAAATTCACAAGAATTTTTTGAACTGTGTGTGAAAAGCTGCCAGTGA
- a CDS encoding phosphoglycerate kinase: protein MQNRIRVLEDLKFATESQPVVFLRLDFNVPLKNGKITDETRILAAIPTIKWLLEKNIKIIACSHLGRPKGAGFEQEFSLAPIGARMAELLNIEVIFCQDYLEDGFKKIVYDMKPSQMILLENLRFYKEEQAGNLSFANKLAEFANFYVNDAFGTSHRADASMFAVPECFPADRRAAGFLVTKEIQFLEDAFRAPKPPVTAIFGGAKVSDKIEILRKFTTIANNMIIGGAMAYTFLKFKGRNVGNSRVELDKLPLVAEIFKAAEQRNVKIYLPEDHICATEFSENSKPVVINTADIPDGLMGLDIGSRSAQNFAEVIKNSKVVVWNGPMGVFEMDAFANGTKEVAKALSECVGTTIVGGGDSAAAITKFKLADKVTHVSTGGGASMELLEGKELPGIRVLRVK from the coding sequence ATGCAAAATCGCATTCGTGTTTTAGAAGATTTAAAGTTTGCAACAGAGAGTCAGCCAGTTGTTTTTTTGCGTCTTGATTTCAATGTACCATTAAAAAACGGAAAAATTACTGACGAAACGCGAATCTTGGCAGCCATACCAACGATAAAATGGTTACTAGAAAAAAATATTAAAATTATAGCATGTTCACATTTGGGTCGCCCCAAAGGTGCAGGCTTTGAACAAGAATTTTCTCTCGCTCCTATTGGGGCGCGAATGGCAGAACTATTAAATATTGAAGTAATTTTTTGCCAAGACTATTTGGAAGATGGTTTTAAAAAAATTGTTTATGACATGAAACCTAGTCAAATGATTCTTCTTGAAAATTTGCGTTTTTATAAAGAAGAACAAGCAGGAAATCTTTCGTTTGCGAATAAATTAGCAGAGTTTGCAAACTTTTATGTCAATGATGCATTTGGCACAAGTCATAGGGCAGATGCTTCGATGTTTGCTGTTCCAGAATGTTTTCCTGCAGACCGCAGGGCCGCGGGATTTTTAGTGACAAAAGAAATTCAGTTTCTTGAAGATGCTTTTCGTGCTCCGAAACCGCCTGTGACCGCAATTTTTGGTGGCGCTAAAGTTTCAGATAAGATTGAAATTTTAAGAAAATTTACCACGATTGCAAATAATATGATTATTGGTGGAGCTATGGCTTACACTTTTTTAAAATTTAAAGGGAGAAATGTTGGAAATTCTCGGGTTGAATTGGACAAATTGCCATTAGTGGCAGAAATTTTTAAAGCGGCTGAACAAAGAAATGTAAAAATTTATTTGCCAGAAGATCATATTTGTGCCACAGAGTTTTCAGAAAATTCCAAACCAGTTGTCATTAATACTGCTGATATTCCTGATGGATTAATGGGGTTAGATATTGGTTCACGCAGTGCACAAAATTTTGCCGAAGTGATAAAAAATAGCAAAGTCGTTGTGTGGAATGGTCCAATGGGTGTGTTTGAAATGGATGCATTTGCAAATGGCACAAAAGAAGTGGCAAAAGCGCTCAGCGAATGTGTTGGTACCACAATTGTTGGTGGCGGAGATTCTGCTGCGGCAATTACCAAATTCAAATTAGCAGACAAAGTCACACATGTTTCGACGGGTGGTGGTGCCAGTATGGAATTATTAGAAGGTAAAGAGTTACCTGGAATTCGTGTCTTAAGAGTTAAGTAA
- a CDS encoding mannose-1-phosphate guanylyltransferase, protein MKQELFQKDPNVYSLILSGGSGTRLWPLSRKTFPKQFLALGNNQKSLLQLTVDRIKNITIQENRWLITTQVQEKLCHKQVQNQVSRFIIEPEPRNTAPAIALGAWELLKENPNSIMVIISSDHSIQNVRSFEQTILDAIQLAKNNFFVTVGIQPTHPATGFGYIEKGLPLDSSGNIISPQKLNEVNAAGYSVRSFREKPNLAAAEQFLRTQKYLWNAGIFVWKTKTFWNAFSHLQPEIANAIESMTPTNAKDVYALIDKIPIDVAFLEQTSHVACIPAHFDWNDIGSWSAVRECFEQDNAGNKVTGDVYTHETKNSLIHTTGPFVSVIGMDNVAVVATHDAILVMPLSRSEDVKKVVQHLELKNKNLL, encoded by the coding sequence TTGAAACAAGAACTCTTTCAAAAAGATCCAAATGTTTATTCTTTAATTTTAAGCGGTGGCTCAGGAACACGGCTCTGGCCTTTATCGCGCAAAACATTTCCAAAACAATTTTTAGCACTTGGCAATAACCAAAAAAGTCTTCTGCAATTAACGGTCGATCGCATTAAAAATATTACAATTCAAGAAAATCGTTGGCTTATCACTACTCAAGTGCAAGAAAAACTGTGTCATAAACAAGTTCAAAATCAAGTATCTCGTTTTATTATTGAGCCAGAGCCTCGCAATACGGCACCTGCAATTGCCTTAGGCGCCTGGGAATTACTAAAAGAAAATCCCAATTCTATTATGGTGATTATTTCCTCCGACCACTCCATTCAAAATGTTCGATCTTTTGAACAAACAATATTAGATGCCATACAACTTGCAAAAAATAACTTTTTTGTGACTGTAGGAATTCAGCCAACACATCCGGCAACGGGTTTTGGCTACATTGAAAAGGGTCTTCCTCTCGATAGCTCGGGAAATATTATTTCTCCACAAAAGCTGAACGAAGTTAATGCCGCAGGCTATAGCGTGAGAAGCTTTCGAGAAAAACCCAATTTAGCCGCTGCTGAACAGTTTTTGCGCACACAAAAATATTTATGGAATGCAGGCATCTTTGTTTGGAAAACAAAAACATTTTGGAATGCGTTTTCTCATCTACAACCAGAAATTGCAAATGCAATTGAATCTATGACACCAACCAATGCAAAAGATGTTTATGCTTTAATAGACAAAATACCCATTGATGTTGCCTTTCTCGAACAAACAAGTCACGTTGCGTGTATTCCAGCGCATTTTGATTGGAACGACATTGGTTCTTGGTCTGCTGTGCGAGAATGTTTTGAACAAGATAACGCTGGCAACAAAGTAACGGGCGATGTTTACACCCATGAAACTAAAAATAGTTTAATTCATACAACAGGTCCTTTTGTTTCGGTTATTGGCATGGACAATGTCGCAGTGGTTGCAACCCATGACGCAATTTTAGTAATGCCGTTATCTCGAAGCGAAGACGTTAAAAAGGTTGTTCAACACCTAGAATTAAAAAATAAAAATCTACTTTAA
- the hemE gene encoding uroporphyrinogen decarboxylase, protein MEKILLEAAQGKKTKNIPIWLMRQAGRYLPEYQEYRKKYNTLKMFQTPEIASEITLQPLRRFPLDGAILYADILLIPDAMGLQLSFVEKEGPRFAKTIRSKNDLLSILPLAENLEKLITKLNYVAETLDIVKSKISSSTTLIGFAGAPFTVASYMIEGGGSAKNDFFHSKKLMFEDPETFHQLMQLITNATIAYLKMQIDAGAEVVQIFESWSGALSPAQYREFCLPYAQKIISEIKPMVPVIHFLGQGAALLPEVILTQPSVYGVDWRQDLAQVSSTFKNTGIALQGNLDPLLLYAPKKLLEQNAKHCLTIGAQHPHGYIFNLGHGCTPQTPIENVEFLVNLVKNF, encoded by the coding sequence ATGGAAAAAATCCTACTTGAAGCCGCTCAAGGAAAAAAAACCAAAAACATACCCATCTGGCTCATGCGTCAAGCAGGTCGTTATCTTCCAGAGTACCAAGAGTATCGCAAAAAATACAACACCCTAAAAATGTTTCAAACACCAGAAATTGCATCTGAAATAACGTTACAACCTTTACGACGTTTTCCTCTAGATGGGGCTATTTTGTATGCAGATATTCTACTTATTCCCGATGCAATGGGGTTACAATTATCATTTGTCGAAAAAGAAGGACCACGGTTTGCCAAAACCATTCGCTCAAAAAATGATTTATTATCCATTCTTCCGCTTGCAGAAAATCTCGAAAAATTAATCACAAAGTTGAATTATGTTGCTGAAACGCTTGATATTGTAAAAAGCAAAATATCTTCTTCAACCACACTGATTGGCTTTGCTGGCGCTCCATTTACCGTTGCGAGCTACATGATTGAAGGAGGCGGTTCTGCAAAAAATGATTTTTTTCATAGTAAAAAATTAATGTTTGAAGACCCTGAGACCTTTCATCAATTGATGCAACTCATCACCAATGCAACGATTGCCTATTTAAAAATGCAAATTGATGCAGGTGCCGAAGTTGTGCAAATTTTTGAAAGCTGGTCTGGAGCATTATCGCCCGCTCAATACAGAGAATTCTGCTTGCCATATGCTCAAAAAATCATTTCTGAAATAAAACCAATGGTGCCTGTCATTCATTTTTTAGGCCAAGGGGCTGCGTTACTTCCTGAAGTGATTTTAACGCAACCAAGTGTCTACGGAGTCGATTGGCGACAAGATCTTGCTCAAGTTTCTTCTACCTTTAAAAATACCGGAATAGCGCTACAAGGCAATCTTGATCCATTGTTACTGTATGCACCCAAAAAACTTTTAGAACAAAATGCCAAGCACTGCTTAACAATAGGTGCTCAACATCCGCATGGTTATATTTTTAATCTTGGGCATGGCTGTACACCCCAAACTCCTATTGAAAACGTTGAATTTCTGGTTAATTTGGTTAAAAATTTTTAA
- the pepF gene encoding oligoendopeptidase F, whose product MQNAQHIKKRHEVATEETWDLSDLFINFDDWEKNFLQLPTEIELEKEIQNKYKNKLSSSPDVLINCLKFQETLSRKLENLFVYASLRGTEDTGNNKATEAVGKIENKMALLTSKFAFLNPEILKIQNLEKWILKEPLSDYHFQLSELLRNKKHILSEQEEAILARVSVPLNNFNEIHGKWNDADLKFMPALDSLGKENIVSNSRYSLNLQSQDRTLRQNTFQSYYQEIAKWRNTMTSNYYGNMLSGSTVARIRNFTGYLEAELFQDNIPVAIYDNLIAEVKKNLSLLHRSMQLRKKILGIDAVFPYDRNVSLYESKEQNTFSWEQGRDLVLQAIAPLGQEYVDIATKGLTKERWIDRAENEGKRSGAFSWGTYDSRPYILQTWNGTLGDVYTLAHELGHSMHTYFSNKTQPYHCAHYTIFVAEVASTLNEALLSSYIIKNKKGSELAKCVLSENLENFEGTVLRQTLFAAFEREAAKIVDQDETFTPEKLENIYFTLNKEWYGKESAYPDFIKHEWMRIPHFYSAFYVYKYATSYCASLALAEEFEKNALKARESVFKILTAGGSQSPLAILKDAGIDFLTPHPVSNAFANYKKNIELAERELC is encoded by the coding sequence ATGCAAAATGCTCAGCATATAAAAAAACGACACGAAGTGGCTACAGAAGAAACCTGGGATTTATCAGATTTATTTATAAATTTTGATGACTGGGAAAAAAATTTTTTACAACTTCCAACTGAAATTGAATTAGAAAAAGAAATTCAAAATAAATATAAAAATAAGCTATCTTCTTCTCCAGATGTACTAATAAATTGCTTAAAATTTCAAGAAACCTTATCACGAAAATTAGAAAATCTTTTTGTATATGCTTCACTCCGGGGCACCGAAGACACAGGTAACAACAAAGCAACCGAAGCCGTTGGTAAAATTGAAAATAAAATGGCTTTGTTAACTTCTAAGTTTGCGTTTCTAAACCCAGAAATTCTTAAAATTCAAAACCTAGAAAAGTGGATCTTAAAAGAACCGCTTTCTGATTATCATTTTCAATTGAGCGAACTCCTCAGAAACAAAAAACATATTTTGTCTGAACAAGAAGAAGCTATTCTTGCAAGAGTTTCTGTGCCATTAAATAATTTTAATGAAATTCACGGTAAGTGGAATGACGCAGACCTAAAGTTTATGCCAGCCTTAGACTCTTTAGGCAAAGAAAATATTGTGTCGAATTCTAGATATTCTTTAAATTTACAATCTCAAGATCGCACTCTGCGCCAAAATACGTTTCAGTCTTATTATCAAGAAATTGCAAAATGGCGCAATACAATGACTTCAAATTATTATGGCAATATGCTTTCGGGGTCGACAGTAGCACGTATTCGAAATTTTACGGGATATCTTGAAGCAGAGCTATTTCAAGACAATATCCCAGTTGCAATTTATGATAACCTCATTGCCGAAGTTAAAAAGAATTTAAGTTTACTGCATCGCAGTATGCAACTTAGAAAGAAAATTTTAGGTATAGATGCTGTTTTTCCATATGACAGAAATGTTTCTTTATATGAAAGTAAAGAACAAAATACCTTTAGTTGGGAACAAGGCCGCGACTTGGTACTGCAAGCCATTGCCCCACTTGGACAAGAATACGTTGACATTGCAACCAAAGGCTTAACGAAAGAACGGTGGATTGATCGTGCCGAAAACGAAGGCAAACGCTCTGGGGCATTTTCTTGGGGTACTTATGATTCACGTCCCTACATTTTACAAACATGGAATGGAACATTAGGCGATGTCTACACGTTAGCGCACGAACTTGGGCATTCTATGCATACATATTTTAGTAACAAAACCCAACCTTATCATTGTGCGCATTATACAATTTTTGTTGCAGAAGTTGCAAGCACCTTAAATGAGGCTTTATTAAGTAGTTACATTATTAAAAATAAAAAGGGCAGCGAACTTGCTAAATGCGTTCTCTCCGAAAACCTCGAAAACTTTGAAGGCACAGTGCTGCGACAAACACTTTTTGCGGCTTTTGAAAGAGAAGCAGCAAAAATCGTTGACCAAGATGAAACTTTTACGCCTGAAAAACTCGAAAACATTTATTTTACTTTAAATAAAGAATGGTATGGCAAAGAGTCGGCTTACCCCGATTTCATAAAACACGAATGGATGCGCATTCCGCATTTTTATTCTGCTTTTTATGTTTATAAGTATGCAACAAGCTACTGCGCTTCATTAGCTCTTGCCGAAGAATTTGAAAAAAACGCTCTAAAAGCCAGAGAATCTGTGTTTAAAATCTTAACCGCAGGGGGATCTCAATCGCCGCTTGCTATTTTAAAAGATGCTGGAATCGATTTTCTCACTCCCCACCCTGTTTCAAATGCATTTGCAAACTACAAAAAAAATATTGAACTTGCAGAAAGAGAACTCTGTTAA
- a CDS encoding purine-nucleoside phosphorylase has product MMTQSKYQEKITQSVNFLKEWHNSVPEIGIVLGSGLSDAIPGLSEMKGIHYSEIPGFKNSTVFGHTGDLRVGTVSTKLSNGSVKSREIAFLRGRNHAYEGHDVGEVVHNVRTLISWGVKGIILTNAAGCLNTEWELGKMMILTDHINGTGLSPLNGEFGRGFGAQFVDLTSCYDKSWQKHIQQIATELNQTIYSGVYYGVLGAHYETPAEIKMFKNFGASAVGMSTVLEAIAARQLKVKVAAISSLTNYGAGLKHEELSHAEVMDTNQRFASQTAQVIVKALATLEI; this is encoded by the coding sequence ATGATGACACAAAGCAAATACCAAGAAAAAATAACTCAAAGCGTAAACTTTCTAAAAGAATGGCACAACTCTGTTCCTGAAATTGGCATTGTGCTTGGGTCTGGGCTTTCTGATGCAATTCCTGGACTTTCAGAGATGAAAGGCATTCATTATTCTGAAATCCCTGGTTTTAAAAATTCGACAGTATTTGGACATACAGGCGATTTGCGGGTTGGGACTGTTTCTACAAAACTTTCAAATGGCTCTGTAAAATCACGGGAAATCGCATTTTTAAGAGGGAGAAATCATGCCTACGAAGGTCATGATGTCGGAGAAGTGGTGCACAATGTCAGAACACTCATTTCTTGGGGTGTTAAAGGTATCATATTGACAAATGCAGCAGGTTGTCTAAATACAGAGTGGGAATTGGGCAAAATGATGATTTTAACTGATCACATTAATGGCACAGGTTTGAGTCCTCTCAATGGCGAGTTTGGAAGAGGCTTTGGCGCACAATTTGTCGATCTGACAAGTTGTTATGACAAGTCTTGGCAAAAACATATTCAACAAATTGCGACAGAATTAAATCAAACAATTTATAGTGGAGTTTATTATGGTGTGCTAGGCGCTCATTATGAAACTCCTGCAGAAATTAAAATGTTTAAAAATTTTGGAGCCAGTGCAGTTGGTATGAGCACTGTTTTAGAAGCCATTGCAGCTCGACAACTTAAAGTCAAAGTTGCAGCAATCAGCAGTCTGACAAACTATGGTGCTGGACTCAAACACGAAGAACTGTCTCACGCAGAGGTGATGGATACCAACCAACGTTTTGCCTCGCAAACTGCTCAAGTTATTGTAAAAGCTTTAGCAACTTTAGAAATTTAG
- the hpt gene encoding hypoxanthine phosphoribosyltransferase: protein MQIDINGQAMNVSVLFSETAIRDRIKELAQQINQDYGKEETLIILIVLHGALIFGADLVRNLEMPTEIETVRLKSYEGMQSSGKIQLVGQLPKSLENNHVLIIEDIIDTGRSIHFLLNELKNFNPKSVKVCSLLNKPEAQEFSIKADYSGFDIQKHFVIGYGLDLDGKYRNLPYIANLSKSS, encoded by the coding sequence ATGCAAATTGATATCAATGGTCAAGCCATGAATGTGAGTGTTCTTTTTAGCGAAACCGCAATTCGCGATCGCATTAAAGAGTTAGCACAACAAATTAATCAGGATTACGGCAAAGAAGAGACACTCATTATATTGATTGTATTGCATGGGGCACTGATATTTGGTGCAGATTTGGTGAGAAATCTAGAAATGCCAACAGAAATAGAAACTGTTCGCTTAAAAAGCTACGAAGGCATGCAGAGTTCAGGAAAAATTCAGCTTGTTGGTCAACTTCCTAAATCACTAGAAAATAATCATGTTTTAATTATTGAAGATATTATTGATACAGGACGCTCGATCCATTTTCTTTTAAATGAACTCAAAAATTTCAATCCTAAATCTGTTAAAGTTTGCTCTTTACTCAACAAACCAGAAGCTCAAGAGTTTTCAATAAAAGCAGACTACTCAGGGTTTGACATTCAAAAACATTTTGTCATTGGCTATGGACTCGATTTAGATGGAAAATACAGAAATCTCCCTTACATTGCCAATCTTTCCAAATCAAGCTAA